The following coding sequences lie in one Musa acuminata AAA Group cultivar baxijiao chromosome BXJ3-1, Cavendish_Baxijiao_AAA, whole genome shotgun sequence genomic window:
- the LOC135584210 gene encoding E3 ubiquitin protein ligase DRIP2-like isoform X1, with amino-acid sequence MLSAGAGEGEASAAGPSQVVMVRRDLLAKCMTCPLCLKLLRDATTIIECLHTFCRKCIYEKLNDEETNHCPSCNIYLGPLPLDKLRPDHNLQDVRQKIFPSKRNKVKTPEEVPPMTPPVKRKERSLSSLVVDIHTATQTRLTKRQTKAFAKRAPTLRGLSPVIDDMTKKEDYNVEKHAKKSSSAERPGKPTFKRKQSFQVYSKAEPSKYTRTEGKSNGEGSFQDKVDIWKPLNCLVEAANRTKSFRSSQHSPVVKAEQTNGPASEVDGNSIRVKERPHKSEVQEQKSENNPMPPEMLKAGSLQGINHQTRNLTAVAQTPLDAGITQHVRSIGPIWFSLVAAVEQTGEPPLPQISASYLRVKDGSMPVSFVQKYLMRKLNLEKEAEVEIMCLRQPVSPTMSMQNLVEQWLRGRSSQKLPAAIGTSAKELVMVLNYGRCKVPADESQQQHS; translated from the exons ATGTTGAGCGCGGGCGCGGGGGAGGGCGAGGCCTCGGCAGCCGGGCCGTCGCAGGTGGTGATGGTGAGGCGGGATCTTCTTGCCAAGTGCATGACGTGTCCGCTCTGCCTGAAGCTCCTCCGGGACGCCACCACCATCATCGAGTGCCTCCACACGT TTTGCAGGAAATGTATATATGAGAAACTCAATGATGAGGAGACAAACCACTGCCCTAGCTGTAATATTTATTTGGGGCCTCTTCCACTTGACAAGCTTAG ACCTGATCACAACCTACAAGATGTTAGGCAAAAGATATttccttccaaaagaaacaaggttAAAACTCCTGAAGAAGTGCCTCCCATGACACCGCctgtgaaaagaaaagaaagatcacTTTCTTCATTGGTAGTTGATATTCATACAGCAACACAGACAAGACTAACAAAAAGGCAAACAAAGGCTTTTGCTAAAAGGGCTCCCACACTGCGTGGTCTGAGTCCAGTAATTGATGATATGACTAAAAAGGAGGATTATAATGTTGAAAAGCATGCAAAAAAATCAAGCTCGGCTGAGAGACCAGGCAAGCCCACTTTTAAGAGAAAGCAG TCTTTTCAGGTTTATTCAAAGGCTGAGCCATCCAAATATACACGTACTGAAGGTAAATCGAATGGTGAAGGCTCCTTTCAAGATAAAGTTGACATCTGGAAACCTTTAAATTGTCTGGTTGAAGCTGCAAATAGGACAAAGTCTTTTAGGTCCAGTCAACACAGCCCTGTTGTTAAGGCAGAGCAAACCAATGGCCCTGCTAGTGAAGTAGATGGTAACAGCATCAGGGTTAAGGAGCGTCCACATAAATCTGAAGTTCAGGAACAGAAGAGCGAAAATAATCCTATGCCTCCAGAAATGTTGAAAGCTGGAAGTTTGCAAGGAATCAACCACCAGACTAGAAACCTTACAGCAGTAGCTCAAACACCCCTTGATGCTGGAATTACTCAGCATGTCAGGAGCATTGGTCCAATATGGTTCTCCTTGGTTGCAGCTGTTGAACa GACAGGAGAACCCCCCTTGCCACAAATATCTGCAAGTTACTTGAGGGTCAA aGATGGTAGCATGCCTGTGTCCTTCGTCCAAAAGTACCTTATGaggaagcttaatcttgaaaaggAAGCTGAG GTGGAAATCATGTGCCTCAGACAACCTGTGAGCCCCACTATGTCTATGCAAAACTTGGTAGAACAGTGGCTAAGAGGGAGGTCATCACAGAAGCTTCCGGCAGCCATTGGAACCTCAGCAAAGGAGTTGGTGATGGTGTTAAATTACGGTCGTTGCAAGGTTCCAGCCGATGAATCACAGCAACAGCATTCATAA
- the LOC135584210 gene encoding E3 ubiquitin protein ligase DRIP2-like isoform X2, with translation MLSAGAGEGEASAAGPSQVVMVRRDLLAKCMTCPLCLKLLRDATTIIECLHTFCRKCIYEKLNDEETNHCPSCNIYLGPLPLDKLRPDHNLQDVRQKIFPSKRNKVKTPEEVPPMTPPVKRKERSLSSLVVDIHTATQTRLTKRQTKAFAKRAPTLRGLSPVIDDMTKKEDYNVEKHAKKSSSAERPGKPTFKRKQVYSKAEPSKYTRTEGKSNGEGSFQDKVDIWKPLNCLVEAANRTKSFRSSQHSPVVKAEQTNGPASEVDGNSIRVKERPHKSEVQEQKSENNPMPPEMLKAGSLQGINHQTRNLTAVAQTPLDAGITQHVRSIGPIWFSLVAAVEQTGEPPLPQISASYLRVKDGSMPVSFVQKYLMRKLNLEKEAEVEIMCLRQPVSPTMSMQNLVEQWLRGRSSQKLPAAIGTSAKELVMVLNYGRCKVPADESQQQHS, from the exons ATGTTGAGCGCGGGCGCGGGGGAGGGCGAGGCCTCGGCAGCCGGGCCGTCGCAGGTGGTGATGGTGAGGCGGGATCTTCTTGCCAAGTGCATGACGTGTCCGCTCTGCCTGAAGCTCCTCCGGGACGCCACCACCATCATCGAGTGCCTCCACACGT TTTGCAGGAAATGTATATATGAGAAACTCAATGATGAGGAGACAAACCACTGCCCTAGCTGTAATATTTATTTGGGGCCTCTTCCACTTGACAAGCTTAG ACCTGATCACAACCTACAAGATGTTAGGCAAAAGATATttccttccaaaagaaacaaggttAAAACTCCTGAAGAAGTGCCTCCCATGACACCGCctgtgaaaagaaaagaaagatcacTTTCTTCATTGGTAGTTGATATTCATACAGCAACACAGACAAGACTAACAAAAAGGCAAACAAAGGCTTTTGCTAAAAGGGCTCCCACACTGCGTGGTCTGAGTCCAGTAATTGATGATATGACTAAAAAGGAGGATTATAATGTTGAAAAGCATGCAAAAAAATCAAGCTCGGCTGAGAGACCAGGCAAGCCCACTTTTAAGAGAAAGCAG GTTTATTCAAAGGCTGAGCCATCCAAATATACACGTACTGAAGGTAAATCGAATGGTGAAGGCTCCTTTCAAGATAAAGTTGACATCTGGAAACCTTTAAATTGTCTGGTTGAAGCTGCAAATAGGACAAAGTCTTTTAGGTCCAGTCAACACAGCCCTGTTGTTAAGGCAGAGCAAACCAATGGCCCTGCTAGTGAAGTAGATGGTAACAGCATCAGGGTTAAGGAGCGTCCACATAAATCTGAAGTTCAGGAACAGAAGAGCGAAAATAATCCTATGCCTCCAGAAATGTTGAAAGCTGGAAGTTTGCAAGGAATCAACCACCAGACTAGAAACCTTACAGCAGTAGCTCAAACACCCCTTGATGCTGGAATTACTCAGCATGTCAGGAGCATTGGTCCAATATGGTTCTCCTTGGTTGCAGCTGTTGAACa GACAGGAGAACCCCCCTTGCCACAAATATCTGCAAGTTACTTGAGGGTCAA aGATGGTAGCATGCCTGTGTCCTTCGTCCAAAAGTACCTTATGaggaagcttaatcttgaaaaggAAGCTGAG GTGGAAATCATGTGCCTCAGACAACCTGTGAGCCCCACTATGTCTATGCAAAACTTGGTAGAACAGTGGCTAAGAGGGAGGTCATCACAGAAGCTTCCGGCAGCCATTGGAACCTCAGCAAAGGAGTTGGTGATGGTGTTAAATTACGGTCGTTGCAAGGTTCCAGCCGATGAATCACAGCAACAGCATTCATAA
- the LOC135629743 gene encoding histone H1-like, which yields MVQEETDAAAAEEPVADAAPSDPVAEEDPVAAADAAAAAAADAKPSKGKKAKGPSKAKAKAKKPATPRKPSAHPPYAEMIMEAIVTLKERTGSSQYAIGKFLEDKHKNHLPGNFRKILLGQLKRLTAAGKLKKVKNSYKVAAATATSSSSSSAAPTKPKPKPKAATKKPAAPTKTKPKAKAPAAAKPKPKAKPIPAAKPKPKAKPASPAKPKAKPAASPAKPKAKVKAQAAAKAKPAAKPKLAAARPKRRAPARLVKAAKTSARDTPGKKAAPAALASSPAKSAAAPKKAAAAAKKNTRKAVVPAAKTTTKKAKK from the exons ATGGTGCAGGAGGAGACTGACGCGGCGGCGGCTGAGGAGCCCGTCGCTGATGCGGCCCCCTCTGATCCGGTGGCGGAGGAGGACCCCGTGGCTGCCGCtgacgctgccgctgccgctgctgctgatgCTAAGCCATCCAAGGGGAAGAAGGCGAAGGGCCCCAGTAAGGCCAAGGCCAAGGCCAAGAAGCCTGCTACTCCACGGAAGCCGTCTGCCCACCCGCCGTACGCCGAG ATGATCATGGAGGCGATCGTGACGCTGAAGGAGCGCACCGGGTCGAGCCAGTATGCGATCGGGAAGTTCCTCGAGGACAAGCACAAGAATCACCTCCCGGGAAACTTTCGGAAGATCCTCCTCGGCCAGCTGAAGAGGCTCACTGCTGCCGGTAAGCTCAAGAAGGTAAAGAACTCCTACAAGGtagccgccgccaccgccacctcctcttcctcgtcctccgCTGCTCCGACGAAGCCTAAACCGAAACCCAAGGCAGCCACCAAGAAACCCGCTGCTCCGACGAAGACGAAGCCCAAGGCGAAGGCCCCCGCTGCCGCGAAGCCCAAGCCGAAAGCTAAGCCGATCCCCGCTGCCAAGCCCAAGCCGAAGGCAAAGCCGGCTTCCCCCGCCAAACCGAAAGCCAAGCCAGCCGCATCGCCAGCGAAGCCCAAGGCCAAGGTGAAAGCTCAGGCTGCCGCAAAAGCTAAGCCGGCAGCGAAGCCGAAGCTCGCGGCAGCCAGGCCGAAGCGAAGGGCACCCGCGCGGCTGGTGAAGGCAGCAAAGACCTCCGCTAGGGACACCCCCGGAAAGAAAGCAGCACCGGCGGCGTTGGCTTCCTCTCCGGCCAAATCCGCCGCGGCTCCAAAGAAGGCAGCGGCTGCCGCGAAGAAGAATACCAGGAAGGCTGTTGTCCCGGCGGCTAAGACGACGACGAAGAAAGCCAAGAAGTAG